The following are from one region of the Ptychodera flava strain L36383 chromosome 15, AS_Pfla_20210202, whole genome shotgun sequence genome:
- the LOC139151248 gene encoding ubiquitin carboxyl-terminal hydrolase 7-like, translating to MNHCEKEDQKLSDSEEMDTRDGENGGVHKNDDVKSADRDKKTVNGDLNAEEEDEPMEEDESRSEATFQFKISNFSKLRDTLLSPPYMIRNLPWKIMAMARQSQSADRPVKTLGFFLQCNAESESTSWSCNGQAELRMLNWKEDGEPFVRRIQHLFYSKENDWGFSHFMSWSDILDPEKGYCKDDTIILEVNVVADAPHGVSWDSKKHTGYVGLKNQGATCYMNSLLQTLFFTNKLRKAVYLMPTESDDSSKSVPLALQRVFFELQYSDKAVGTKKLTKSFGWETLDSFMQHDVQELCRVLLDNMESKMKATCVEGTIPNLLEGKMISYIKCKHVDYVSQRTEPFYDIQLNVKGKKNIHESFKDYVAPETMDGDNKYDAGDFGLQEAEKGVVFSSFPPVLHLQLMRFQYDPATDANIKINDRFEFPEKLNLDDFLQKSEATPATYTLHAVLVHSGDNHGGHYVVYINPKGDGKWCKFDDDVVSRCSKTEAIDNNFGGHEDDISVKHCTNAYMLVYIRDSDKDDILQTVTDSDIPDQLRERLHEEKRLEAQRRKERNEAHLYMTINVITEDQFCAHQGNDLFDLDKLKCRPFKVLKTSSLLEFLEMLSQAMGYSLDQLRPWPISQRTNTTYRPSMLYMDSDINRSVYELAEGESPWNVFLETVDAESGNAALPPFDKDSDVLLFLKLYDAKTKSISYCGHIYLPISTKVYELLPVLCERAGFPPVGTDLLLYEEVKPNLTERIQDYDLPLDKALDELMDGDIIVFQKDDVENEQSDLPTAKDYFRDLYYRVEVTFCDKNIPNDSGFTLILSQRMNYFMVAKAVAGRLNTDPMLLQFFKSQGYRDGPGTALRCTYDGTLRDLLLGFKPRQSKKLYYQQLNIRINELENKKPFKCIFVNGKLKEEELMLYPNKGDSVAGLLREARKQITISENGSGKLRLLEVIGNKIFQIQKDDIYLDCLNTTGSSKTYRIEEIPVDQQHPKEDEMLICVAHFHKEVFATFGVPFLLRIKDGEPFTDVKKRVGSILGISDKELEKIKFVIVVMGRPTSIPDDQEYHVNLKDFSPQPLPGGNMQPKPWLGLDHINKNKKSRYTYLEKAIKILN from the exons ATGAGAGCCGCTCTGAAGCCACATTCCAATTCAAGATTAGCAACTTCAGCAAGCTGAGGGACACATTGCTGAGTCCTCCTTACATGATCAGGAATTTACCATG GAAAATAATGGCTATGGCACGGCAGAGCCAGAGTGCTGACAGACCTGTGAAAACTCTAGGATTCTTTCTACAGTGCAATGCGGAGTCAGAATCAAC GTCTTGGTCATGCAATGGACAGGCAGAACTGCGGATGCTGAATTGGAAAGAGGATGGTGAGCCGTTTGTGAGAC GAATTCAACATTTGTTTTACAGCAAAGAAAATGATTGGGGATTCAGTCATTTTATGAGTTGGTCG GACATTCTAGATCCGGAGAAAGGCTATTGTAAGGATGATACTATAATTCTTGAAGTCAATGTTGTAGCAGATGCCCCTCATGGTGTGAG CTGGGATTCTAAAAAGCATACAGGCTATGTTGGTCTGAAGAACCAAGGTGCTACTTGTTATATGAATTCATTACTACAGACTCTTTTCTTCACCAATAAATTACGGAAG GCTGTGTATTTGATGCCGACAGAAAGTGATGACTCCTCAAAGAGTGTACCTTTAGCTCTGCAGCGTGTGTTCTTTGAACTGCAGTACAGTGACAAAGCTGTGGGCACCAAGAAGCTGACCAAATCTTTTGGTTGGGAAACGCTTGATTCATTTATGCAACATGATGTGCAAGAACTCTGCCGAGTG CTATTGGACAACATGGAAAGCAAGATGAAAGCAACATGTGTTGAAGGCACCATTCCCAACTTACTAGAGGGTAAAATGATT TCTTACATCAAATGTAAACACGTGGACTACGTCTCTCAACGGACTGAACCATTTTATGATATTCAACTCAATGTCAAAGGCAAGAAAAACA tTCATGAGTCATTCAAGGACTATGTCGCCCCAGAAACCATGGATGGAGACAACAAATATGATGCTGGAGATTTTGGTTTACAG GAAGCTGAGAAAGGAGTTGTGTTTTCGTCATTTCCCCCGGTTTTACATTTACAATTGATGCGGTTCCAGTACGACCCAGCCACTGATGccaatatcaaaataaatgatag GTTTGAATTTCCTGAGAAGTTAAATCTAGATGACTTTTTACAAAAATCTGAAGCTACACCAGCTACGTATACATTGCATGCTGTGCTAGTACATAGCGGTGACAATCACGGTGGACATTATGTTGTATATATCAATCCTAAAGGAGATGGGAAG TGGTGTAAATTTGATGATGATGTAGTGTCTCGCTGCAGTAAAACAGAGGCCATCGACAACAACTTTGGCGGGCATGAAGACGACATCTCTGTCAAACACTGTACCAATGCATATATGTTGGTGTACATACGTGATAGTGACAAAG ATGACATCTTACAGACAGTAACTGACAGTGATATTCCTGATCAGCTACGAGAAAGACTACACGAAGAGAA GAGGCTAGAAGCCCAGAGGCGGAAAGAGAGGAATGAAGCCCACCTATACATGACAATAAATGTAATCACAGAAGATCAGTTCTGTGCTCATCAAGGAAATGATCTCTTTGATCTTGATAAACTCAAATGCAG GCCATTCAAGGTTCTCAAGACATCATCACTATTGGAATTCCTGGAGATGTTGTCACAGGCAATGGGATATTCCCTGGACCAACTGAGACCCTGGCCAATATCACAGCGTACCAACACTACCTACAGACCTTCTATGTTGTATATGGACAGTGATATCAATAGATCA GTATATGAACTTGCAGAAGGTGAAAGTCCATGGAATGTATTTCTAGAGACTGTGGATGCAGAATCTGGCAATGCTGCATTGCCACCATTTGATAAAGATA gTGATGTGTTACTATTccttaaattatacgatgccAAGACAAAGAGTATTTCATACTGTGGTCATATCTATCTACCTATTTCTACCAAAGTGT ATGAATTGTTGCCTGTTCTTTGTGAAAGAGCCGGTTTCCCTCCGGTTGGCACAGATCTTCTTCTCTATGAG GAAGTGAAGCCCAACCTGACCGAGAGAATACAAGACTATGACCTACCTCTAGACAAAGCATTGGATGAGCTCATGGATGGAGATATCATAGTCTTTCAGAA gGATGATGTAGAGAATGAGCAGAGTGATTTGCCCACGGCCAAAGACTATTTCCGTGATCTGTATTATCGAGTTGAAGTGACCTTCTGTGATAAGAATATACCAAATGACTCTGGCTTCACGTTGATCTTGTCTCAGAGAATGAATTACTTCATG GTTGCAAAGGCTGTTGCAGGTCGGCTGAATACAGATCCCATGTTGCTTCAGTTTTTCAAGAGTCAGGG GTACCGTGATGGACCCGGCACGGCTTTACGGTGTACATATGATGGAACGCTTAGAGATTTACTGCTTGGCTTCAAACCTAGGCAGTCCAAAAAGTTGTACTATCAACAG TTGAATATTAGAAtaaatgaacttgaaaacaaGAAACCTTTCAAATGTATCTTTGTAAATGGCAAACTGAAGGAGGAG GAGTTGATGCTTTATCCAAATAAAGGTGACAGCGTTGCAGGCCTTCTACGAGAAGCCAGGAAACAGATCACCATCTCTGAGAATGGCTCAGGCAAACTCAG ACTGCTTGAAGTTATCGGTAACAAAATCTTTCAGATTCAGAAAGATGACATATACCTGGACTGTCTGAACACAACTGGTAGCAGTAAAACTTACAGAATAGAA GAAATTCCAGTAGATCAGCAACATCCAAAGGAAGATGAAATGTTAATCTGTGTAGCACATTTCCACAAGGAAGTCTTTGCAACATTTGGTGTGCCATTTCTACTCAGGATAAAAGAT GGAGAGCCGTTCACTGATGTCAAAAAGAGAGTAGGATCAATACTTGGCATCAGTGATAAAGAACTAGAAAAG ATAAAGTTTGTCATAGTGGTTATGGGCAGACCAACCTCCATACCTGATG ATCAAGAGTATCATGTAAATCTGAAAGATTTCAGTCCTCAACCACTGCCTG GTGGCAATATGCAGCCAAAACCCTGGCTTGGCCTGGACcatatcaacaaaaacaagaaatcCCGCTACACCTACTTGGAGAAAGCCATCAAAATTCTGAACTAG